Proteins from one Rhinopithecus roxellana isolate Shanxi Qingling chromosome 20, ASM756505v1, whole genome shotgun sequence genomic window:
- the ZNF597 gene encoding zinc finger protein 597 isoform X1 — MASMPPTPEAQGPILFEDLAVYFSQEECVTLHPAQMSLSRDATKECLEDAALMGEEGKPEINQQLSLESMELDELALEKYPIAAPLVPYPEKFSEDGVGNPEGKILSGTPTCKRRVISLLVTIENHTPLVELSEYLGTNTLSEILDSSWEGARNVYKCPECDQNFSDHSYLVLHQKVHSGEKKHKCGDCGKIFNHRANLRTHRRIHTGEKPYKCAKCSASFRQHSHLSRHMNSHVKEKPYTCSICGRGFMWLPGLAQHQKSHSAEKAYESTNRDKHFNDKPNLALPEETFISGPQYQHTKCMKSFRQSSYPALSEKSHDEDSERCSDDGDNFFSFSKFKPLQCPDCDMTFPCFSELISHQNIHTEERPHTCKICEKSFALDSELACHQKSHMVEETLKCTVCGKSFRSNLHLVTHKRTHIKNTT; from the exons ATGGCGTCCATGCCCCCGACTCCCGAGGCCCAG GGACCAATACTCTTTGAGGATCTGGCTGTGTATTTTTCCCAAGAGGAGTGTGTGACTCTGCACCCTGCCCAGATGTCCCTCAGCAGAGATGCTACAAAGGAGTGTTTGGAGGATGCAGCCTTGATGG GAGAGGAAGGCAAGCCAGAGATTAATCAGCAGTTAAGCCTAGAGTCTATGGAACTTGACGAGCTTGCCCTAGAAAAGTACCCCATTGCTGCACCCCTTGTCCCTTACCCAGAAAAATTCTCTGAGGATGGAGTTGGAAACCCTGAAGGGAAAATATTAAGTGGAACTCCCACTTGCAAGAGAAGGGTCATCAGCCTTTTAGTTACCATTGAAAACCACACCCCGTTAGTAGAACTCTCTGAATATTTAGGAACCAACACACTTTCTGAAATTCTTGATTCTTCCTGGGAAGGAGCCAGAAATGTGTATAAATGTCCTGAGTGTGACCAAAACTTCAGCGATCATTCATACCTGGTTTTGCATCAGAAAGTTCATTCAGgagagaaaaaacataaatgtgGTGACTGTGGGAAGATCTTCAATCATAGAGCCAACCTGAGGACACACAGGAGAATCcatactggtgagaaaccttATAAGTGTGCCAAGTGCAGTGCCAGCTTTCGCCAGCACTCGCATCTGTCCCGACACATGAATAGCCATGTAAAGGAGAAGCCCTATACATGTAGCATATGTGGTAGAGGTTTTATGTGGCTCCCAGGATTGGCACAGCATCAGAAAAGCCACAGTGCTGAAAAAGCTTACGAATCTACTAACCGtgataaacattttaatgataaACCAAATCTTGCTTTGCCTGAGGAAACATTCATATCAGGCCCCCAGTACCAGCACACTAAGTGCATGAAGAGCTTCAGGCAGTCCTCATATCCTGCCCTTTCTGAGAAGAGCCACGACGAGGACTCTGAACGCTGCAGCGATGATGGGGACAATTTCTTCTCATTCTCAAAATTCAAGCCCTTACAATGTCCTGACTGTGACATGACCTTTCCTTGTTTCTCTGAGCTTATTTCCCATCAGAACATTCATACAGAGGAAAGGCCCCATACATGCAAAATATGCGAGAAAAGTTTTGCTTTGGACTCAGAACTTGCATGCCACCAGAAGAGCCACATGGTAGAGGAAACTTTGAAATGTACTGTGTGTGGGAAAAGTTTCAGGTCGAATTTGCATCTCGTTACTCATAAGCGAACTCACATAAAAAACACCACATAA
- the ZNF597 gene encoding zinc finger protein 597 isoform X2 encodes MSLSRDATKECLEDAALMGEEGKPEINQQLSLESMELDELALEKYPIAAPLVPYPEKFSEDGVGNPEGKILSGTPTCKRRVISLLVTIENHTPLVELSEYLGTNTLSEILDSSWEGARNVYKCPECDQNFSDHSYLVLHQKVHSGEKKHKCGDCGKIFNHRANLRTHRRIHTGEKPYKCAKCSASFRQHSHLSRHMNSHVKEKPYTCSICGRGFMWLPGLAQHQKSHSAEKAYESTNRDKHFNDKPNLALPEETFISGPQYQHTKCMKSFRQSSYPALSEKSHDEDSERCSDDGDNFFSFSKFKPLQCPDCDMTFPCFSELISHQNIHTEERPHTCKICEKSFALDSELACHQKSHMVEETLKCTVCGKSFRSNLHLVTHKRTHIKNTT; translated from the exons ATGTCCCTCAGCAGAGATGCTACAAAGGAGTGTTTGGAGGATGCAGCCTTGATGG GAGAGGAAGGCAAGCCAGAGATTAATCAGCAGTTAAGCCTAGAGTCTATGGAACTTGACGAGCTTGCCCTAGAAAAGTACCCCATTGCTGCACCCCTTGTCCCTTACCCAGAAAAATTCTCTGAGGATGGAGTTGGAAACCCTGAAGGGAAAATATTAAGTGGAACTCCCACTTGCAAGAGAAGGGTCATCAGCCTTTTAGTTACCATTGAAAACCACACCCCGTTAGTAGAACTCTCTGAATATTTAGGAACCAACACACTTTCTGAAATTCTTGATTCTTCCTGGGAAGGAGCCAGAAATGTGTATAAATGTCCTGAGTGTGACCAAAACTTCAGCGATCATTCATACCTGGTTTTGCATCAGAAAGTTCATTCAGgagagaaaaaacataaatgtgGTGACTGTGGGAAGATCTTCAATCATAGAGCCAACCTGAGGACACACAGGAGAATCcatactggtgagaaaccttATAAGTGTGCCAAGTGCAGTGCCAGCTTTCGCCAGCACTCGCATCTGTCCCGACACATGAATAGCCATGTAAAGGAGAAGCCCTATACATGTAGCATATGTGGTAGAGGTTTTATGTGGCTCCCAGGATTGGCACAGCATCAGAAAAGCCACAGTGCTGAAAAAGCTTACGAATCTACTAACCGtgataaacattttaatgataaACCAAATCTTGCTTTGCCTGAGGAAACATTCATATCAGGCCCCCAGTACCAGCACACTAAGTGCATGAAGAGCTTCAGGCAGTCCTCATATCCTGCCCTTTCTGAGAAGAGCCACGACGAGGACTCTGAACGCTGCAGCGATGATGGGGACAATTTCTTCTCATTCTCAAAATTCAAGCCCTTACAATGTCCTGACTGTGACATGACCTTTCCTTGTTTCTCTGAGCTTATTTCCCATCAGAACATTCATACAGAGGAAAGGCCCCATACATGCAAAATATGCGAGAAAAGTTTTGCTTTGGACTCAGAACTTGCATGCCACCAGAAGAGCCACATGGTAGAGGAAACTTTGAAATGTACTGTGTGTGGGAAAAGTTTCAGGTCGAATTTGCATCTCGTTACTCATAAGCGAACTCACATAAAAAACACCACATAA